TGGACAGCGCCTGGGCGCGCTGGACTCGCCCCTGGACGCTGGCCGCCTGGGCCTTTTTAACCGTAGGGATTGTGCTGGGTTCGGCCTGGGCTTACTACGAACTGGGCTGGGGCGGCTGGTGGTTCTGGGATCCGGTGGAGAACGCCTCGTTTATGCCGTGGCTGGCGGGTACGGCGCTGATCCACTCCCTTTCTGTCACCGAAAAACGCGGCAGCTTTAAAGCCTGGACGGTACTGCTGGCGATTAGCGCTTTTTCCCTTTGCCTGTTAGGGACGTTCCTCGTGCGCTCCGGCGTGCTGGTGTCGGTGCATTCCTTCGCGTCCGACCCGGCGCGCGGCATGTTTATTCTGGCTTTCCTGGTGGTGGTTATCGGCGGCTCGTTGCTGCTGTATGCGGTCAAAGGCAGCAAGGTTCGTTCCCGCGTGAGCAACGATCTCTGGTCGCGCGAGTCTTTCCTGCTCGGCAACAACGTCCTGCTGATTGCCGCCATGTTGGTGGTTCTGCTGGGCACGCTGCTGCCGCTGGTGCATAAGCAGCTTGGCCTCGGCAGTATTTCCATCGGTGAGCCATTCTTCAATACGATGTTTACTGCGCTGATGGCCCCCTTTGCTTTAATGCTTGGCATTGGGCCTCTGGTACGCTGGCGACGTGACGAGCCGGGCAAGCTGCGCAAGCATCTGCTGGCGGCGGTGGCCATCACGCTGATCCTGTCACTGCTCTTGCCGTGGCTGATGCAGGATCGCGTGGAAGCCATGACGGTGGTCGGCCTGCTGATGGCCGTGTGGGTCTTTGTGCTGGCGCTGATGGAAGTTTATCAGCGCGCCACGCACCGCCACGGCTTCTGGGATGGGTTACGCAAAATTCCTGCCAGCCATTGGGGAATGGTCTCCGCGCATCTTGGCCTGGCGGTGACGGTGGTTGGCATCGCCTTTAGCCAGAGTTACAGCGTTGAGCGCGATGTACGCATGAAGTCCGGTGACAGCATTGATATTCATCAGTACCACTTTGTGTTTCGGGAAGTGCGGGACATCACCGGCCCTAACTATCGCGGCGGCGTGGGTGTTATTGACGTTACTCGCCACGGTAAGCCGGAAGCTACGCTGCACGCCGAAAAGCGTTTCTATAACAGCAACCGGGCGATGATGACCGAGGCGGCCATCGACGGCGGTTTCACCCGTGACCTTTATGCAGCCCTGGGCGAAGAGCTGGCCGACGGCAGCTGGGCTGTGCGCCTGTACTACAAACCTTTTGTGCGCTGGATTTGGGCGGGTGGGCTGCTGATGGCCCTCGGCGGGCTTTTCTGCCTGTTCGACCCGCGATACCGCAGCCGTAAAGTTAAGTCGGAGGCCGCAGCATGAAGCGCCGCTATCTGTTTATTCCGCTGGGGCTGTTTCTGGTGCTGGCCTCGTTGCTGCTTTGGCAACTGGCGCGTAATGCGCAGGGTGAAGCACCTACGGATCTCGAGTCGGCGTTGATTGGTAAGCCGGTGCCAGTGTTTCGTCTGGAATCGCTCGACGAGCCGGGCAAAGAGTGGGGTCGGGAAGTGTTGGCGGACGGCAAGCCGCTGCTGCTGAATGTCTGGGCGACCTGGTGCCCAACCTGCCGCGCCGAGCATAAGTTTCTGAACGGGCTTGCCGCGCAGGGCGTACGCGTGGTGGGCATGAACTATAAAGACGATCGCCATAAAGCGATTAACTGGCTACGGGATCTCGGGAACCCGTACATGTTAAGCCTGTTTGACGGGAACGGTATGTTGGGGCTGGATCTTGGCGTATACGGCGCGCCGGAAACCTTTCTGATCGACGGCAAGGGGATCATCCGCTATCGCCACGCGGGGGATCTGAACGATCGCGTCTGGCAGCAGGAACTGCAGCCCCTTTGGGAAAAATACAGCCGGGAGGCGGGCTCATGATGCGCGCAATGCTCTTTCTGATAGGCATGCTGTTTAGCGTTCACGCGGCGGCGACAATTGATACCTTCACTTTTAAAGATGAAGCGCAGGAGCAGCAGTTCCGCCAGCTAACCGAAGCGCTACGCTGCCCGAAATGCCAGAACAATAGCATTGCGGACTCTAACGCGATGATTGCCTCGGATATGAAGCTCAAAGTTTACGAGCTAATGCAGCAGGGCAAGAGCAAGCAGCAGATCGTGGATTATATGGTGGAGCGCTACGGCCACTTTGTTACCTATGAGCCGCCGTTGACGCCGGCCACGGTGATCCTCTGGGTGCTGCCTGCACTGTTTATACTCGGCGGGGCCACGGTGATTGTGCTGCGCAGCCGCAGGCGGCAAAAGATTTCGCTCTCGGAAGAAAATCCCACTTTGAGCCGCGGGATAAGCCCGGGGAAAATCTCGCTGTGGGTCTTTTTGCCCGGGGCTGTGCTGCTTGTGGCGGTCAGCGTTGGCAGTTATCTGAAAACGTCTGGGCTGGCGCAGGTGCACGCCTGGCGACAGGCAACCGCTGAGACGCCGGCGTTGTTAAAACGTGTTCTTGATCCGCAGGCCGCGCCGCTGACTATGGAAGAGATGGCGCGTCTTGGGTTAGGATTACGCACGCGATTGCAGCAACAGCCTGATAATCTTGAAGGCTGGATGATGCTTGGGCGCATTGGCATGGTGTTGAATAACGCCACAACGGCGACACAAGCTTTCGCTCACGCCTGGAAACTTGCGCCTACAAACAGCGAGGCAAAGCTGGGCTATGCTGAAATATTGACCCGCTCTGCCGATGAGCAGGACAACCAGCTTGGTGGGCTTCTGCTCCGCGAAATGTTAAAAGATGACCATACGAATATTCGCGTGCTTAGCCTGTTGGCGTTCAATGCTTTTGAGCGCCAGAATTACCGTGAGGCGATTGGGGCGTGGGATATGATGCTGAGAATTTTACCGGCAAACGACCAGCGCCGCGCTGTCATTGAGCGCAGCATCGATCGGGCGAGGGCCCAGCTTGAACCGGGCACCACTGAAAGCGCAGATAAACAATAATAGGGAGACGCTAATGAATTTCCGCCTGACCGGACTTGCACTGGCAACAACGGTATTAGTGGGATGTGCCAGTTCTGGTAGCCAGCAGCCTCAGGGGCGTTCGGACCCACTCGAAGGGTTCAACCGTTCAATGTTCAACTTCAACTACAACGTGCTGGACCCGTATGTATTGCGTCCGGTAGCCGTAGCGTGGCGTGACTATGTGCCGGTGCCAGCGCGCAACGGTCTGAGCAACTTCACAAGCAACCTCGAAGAGCCCGCCACGATGGTGAACTACTTCGTGCAGGGCGATCCGTACCAGGGGATGGTGCACTTTACGCGATTCTTCCTGAACACCCTGCTCGGGATGGGCGGTTTCATTGACGTGGCCGGCATGGCGAACCCTAAACTGCAGCGCGTCGAGCCTCACCGCTTCGGCAGCACGCTGGGCCACTACGAAGTAGGTTACGGCCCTTACGTGATGCTACCGGGCTACGGCAGCTTCACGCTGCGCGAAGACGGCGGTGACTTTGTCGATACGCTGTATCCGGTGCTTTCCTGGCTGACCTGGCCGATGTCTATCGGGAAATGGGCGGTCGAAGGCGTCGAAACGCGCGCGCAATTGCTGGATTCTGACGGTCTGCTGCGCCAGTCTGCGGATCCTTACGTCACGGTGCGTGAAGCCTACTTCCAGCGCCATGATTTCCTGGCCAACGGCGGTCAGCTTAAGCCAGAAGCGAACCCGAACGCGGCGGCGATTCAGGACGATCTGAAAGATATTGACTCCCAGTAAGCAGGGGAGAAGCAGACAGAAAGCGAGCGCACAAGCTCGCTTTTTTATTGTCATCATATTGACATAAAATGACACATCTTAACGCACCAGCATTTTGTAATGGTATGTTATAAGATAACAATCTAAAAATGCTGCGTATTTCTTGCGCACCTCACATTTAAAACATCATGCCACCTACCCGGTTACCCGAAGCTGAACTGCTGCCTCAATCGCTACCCGCTCGCTATTCGCTGGCCGCCGTGCAGGCCCGGCTCGCCGCACGCGCGGTGTTCGCCTTAACCTTCTTGCTGTTTATGATGCTCCTGCTGGCGCTGACGGTCAGTATTCTGGAGCCGGCTTCACGCTGGGTCGCTTTGCTGTGCAGCAATGCGGCAGCGCTTTTGTTATTGGTCATTTCTCTGCACGCGGCGCAGCGTATTTGCCAGTGGCGAAGCCTTAAGTTTTCCCCATCGGTTCAGCACGAAGAGGTGCCCAAAAACCCGCTTTTAAGCTGGCTTACGGGTCTGGTGCCGTTAAATTTTGCCCGGGCTGAAGCACTATTGAAGGCGGACGGCATCTGGTCCGGGGCGCTTGCCGCGCTGGCGTTCTATATTGCGCTTTCTGGCTGGAGTAGCAGCTACGTTCCACTTTTGGACAATAATAACCGCTGGATTGCCGTGGCCTGCCTGGCGGGTTCGGTCTTTGTTCTATTGGTGGCCGAACGACATCTCAGCGCGGTGCCCAAAGAGGCCTCACCTGAAGCCGGGCCGATAGCG
This Klebsiella michiganensis DNA region includes the following protein-coding sequences:
- a CDS encoding cytochrome C biogenesis protein CcmF (cytochrome c-type biogenesis protein; required for the transfer of heme to apocytochrome c) gives rise to the protein MMPEIGGFLLCLALGWSLLLSVYPLWGVARGDKRLMASGRPLSWALFITLCASFLILVNAFVVNDFSVLYVANNSNTELPVWYRVAATWGAHEGSLMLWVLMMSGWTFAVSLTGRSMPTEDHARVLAVMGMINFGFLLFIIFTSNPFIRTLPDYPLEGRDLNPLLQDIGLILHPPLLYMGYVGFSVAFAFSIAALLGGRLDSAWARWTRPWTLAAWAFLTVGIVLGSAWAYYELGWGGWWFWDPVENASFMPWLAGTALIHSLSVTEKRGSFKAWTVLLAISAFSLCLLGTFLVRSGVLVSVHSFASDPARGMFILAFLVVVIGGSLLLYAVKGSKVRSRVSNDLWSRESFLLGNNVLLIAAMLVVLLGTLLPLVHKQLGLGSISIGEPFFNTMFTALMAPFALMLGIGPLVRWRRDEPGKLRKHLLAAVAITLILSLLLPWLMQDRVEAMTVVGLLMAVWVFVLALMEVYQRATHRHGFWDGLRKIPASHWGMVSAHLGLAVTVVGIAFSQSYSVERDVRMKSGDSIDIHQYHFVFREVRDITGPNYRGGVGVIDVTRHGKPEATLHAEKRFYNSNRAMMTEAAIDGGFTRDLYAALGEELADGSWAVRLYYKPFVRWIWAGGLLMALGGLFCLFDPRYRSRKVKSEAAA
- a CDS encoding ABC transporter permease (involved in maintaining OM lipid asymmetry), with the protein product MNFRLTGLALATTVLVGCASSGSQQPQGRSDPLEGFNRSMFNFNYNVLDPYVLRPVAVAWRDYVPVPARNGLSNFTSNLEEPATMVNYFVQGDPYQGMVHFTRFFLNTLLGMGGFIDVAGMANPKLQRVEPHRFGSTLGHYEVGYGPYVMLPGYGSFTLREDGGDFVDTLYPVLSWLTWPMSIGKWAVEGVETRAQLLDSDGLLRQSADPYVTVREAYFQRHDFLANGGQLKPEANPNAAAIQDDLKDIDSQ
- a CDS encoding thiol:disulfide interchange protein DsbE (cytochrome c-type biogenesis thioredoxin; involved in the reduction of disulfide bonds to allow heme bonding) yields the protein MKRRYLFIPLGLFLVLASLLLWQLARNAQGEAPTDLESALIGKPVPVFRLESLDEPGKEWGREVLADGKPLLLNVWATWCPTCRAEHKFLNGLAAQGVRVVGMNYKDDRHKAINWLRDLGNPYMLSLFDGNGMLGLDLGVYGAPETFLIDGKGIIRYRHAGDLNDRVWQQELQPLWEKYSREAGS
- a CDS encoding heme lyase subunit CcmH (cytochrome c-type biogenesis protein; involved in the attachment of heme to cytochrome c) → MRAMLFLIGMLFSVHAAATIDTFTFKDEAQEQQFRQLTEALRCPKCQNNSIADSNAMIASDMKLKVYELMQQGKSKQQIVDYMVERYGHFVTYEPPLTPATVILWVLPALFILGGATVIVLRSRRRQKISLSEENPTLSRGISPGKISLWVFLPGAVLLVAVSVGSYLKTSGLAQVHAWRQATAETPALLKRVLDPQAAPLTMEEMARLGLGLRTRLQQQPDNLEGWMMLGRIGMVLNNATTATQAFAHAWKLAPTNSEAKLGYAEILTRSADEQDNQLGGLLLREMLKDDHTNIRVLSLLAFNAFERQNYREAIGAWDMMLRILPANDQRRAVIERSIDRARAQLEPGTTESADKQ